The stretch of DNA GCCCAGCCtggttcgccgcgctcagcCCAGCCCCCAGCACCCcgtacaccgccgccgccctcatGCCATGCGCGCTCTTGTACAGgctgcccgcgcccgcgccggcgaccaccgcgcccaGCGCCGGGTATTCGTGCGACGTGTAGTGCCCGACGAGCGAATCGAGCGCGGCGTAATATAAACCGAGGCATCCCCACGCGTTGCCCATGCTCGTGCCCCTGGACCCGGCCGCGTTCAACACCCGGTTCAGCTTGAGCTTCTGCGTGTCAACGAGTCCAGCCTCGGGCACGGAGCTGAGCCCCTTGtaggcgccgaggccgccgccggcgatgatGCCGCCGAGGTAGCCGACGCCGGTGAGAAAGGTGATATTCTCGCCCCATGACCTGGTCTTCGCcctgcgctcctcgtcgaagagGAGCTCCGGTGAGTCGGTTATGGTGTACAGCGCCTTGGACATCTGCGGATCGAAGGGTCCGCCCAGCCCCGTGTACGGGTTGTAGGCCACGCCCGAGGCGCCGGTGCCCATCTTCGCGAGGTCGGCGCGGCTGACCATCCCGGCGGGGGTGCTGAACCCGCTGGTGacgggctcgtcgaggatggAGCTGCCGCTCGCTCCCTGCTCCGGAACCGCCTCAGAGATAATCTCGGAGGAGTACGCGTCCcgcccggccgccgccgcgttgttTCCCTTGTCACCGCGCCTCAGGCCGAGCAGATCGCGAAGACCCATGGCGTCCGGATTCCGATCCCACGCCTAAACCCTGAAAACTCAGAGGTTGGCGACGCGTTCCCAGCGCCTGCGTGCGTCTCGCGGGCGCACCCTTCCGCCCCTGACGGTCGCTACGTCACTTACCggccttcgtcgccgtcgacctcgacctaTAGCTCGCGCGTATCCCGGAGGATGTGCGCCGCAGTCTGTGGATTGGAGGGCGATCTCTGTCCCTGGGGAACGAGCCTCACATTTCGCCAcctcaccggcgcgcgcaTTTTCATACACGGCTTCTGGGTAATTGCCCATACGGTCTTTGCTGCTGCCGCCAGATGGAAAAGTTTCAGTGCCCCGCCTCGAGGAGCACAGCTCTCCgccgcacgacgacgacgggagaTCTCGGGCTCTCCATTAGCGGCTGGCGCCGTCCCCTTAGCAACTAGCCAACGGAGATATGGGCGCGAGACAGAGCGGCATGCACGGCCCGCGGGGTCCGCCCCCCGACATCGCGGTCGAGATCTTAGCCTCGCTCATCGTCTCcaccgtcgccctcctcgcgggcaccgtcgcggtcaaggcgctcgatcccaaccgcggcgcgaagaagaaggcggacgcgatgaagcgcgacatcgcgcggcgcctcggCAGGCCCAATATCGTCACCACCCCTTACGAAGACATGAtcgccaccgacgtcgccaaccCCAACGCCATCTCCACCACCTTCGATGAGATCGGCGGGCTGGGCGAGACCAAGCGCGCGCTGCAGGAGATCGTCATCCTCCCCTTGCTCCGGCCCGAGCTCTTCTCAGGCGGCTCCCTCCTCAAGCCCGTGAAGGGATGCATGCTCTACGGCCCCCCGGGCACCGGCAAGACCTTACTCGCCAAGGCTCTCGCCAAGGAGTGCCAGGCTTGCTTCATCAACGTCCGATCCTCCACGCTGCAGTCCAAGTGGTTTGGCGACGCCAacaagctcgtcgccgcggtttTCTCCCTCGCGTGGAAGCTCCAGCCGTCCATCATATtcatcgacgaggtggacTCCTTCCTGGGCGCCAGGAAGGGCAGCGAGCACGAGGCGAGCACCTCGATGAAGACGGAGTTCATGACGATGTGGGACGGGTTTCAGACGAACGAGAACGCCCGAGTgatggtcctcgccgcgacgaaccgGCCGTGGGAAGTGGACGAGGCGATCCTGAGGCGCTTGCCCAGGTCCTTCGAGGTGGGCCTGCCCAACCTCGAGCAGCGCATCGACATCATCAAGGTCATACTGAAGGACGAACACATGGAGCCGGGTTTCTTCGGCCCCGGGCCCGACCCGCCGGTGCTCAAGATCGCCAAGGCCACCGACCGGTACAGCGGATCAGACTTGAAGGAGCTGTGCaagagcgccgcgatgggacCCATCCGCGACTTgctcgcgagcgaggcgagggacTACGAAGCGCGCAAGAAGAAGCGCGCGCAAAACTCGGGTCCGCGGCTCGACGATGCCGGACGCATCGTCTCTCTGGACGAGTTCGAGGacgccaacgacgacgacgacgcggactaTTGGCAACGTCCTTCGCGATCGGCGAAGCGTCCGATGGGCTTGGCCGATTTCGCCGAGGTGCTCTCCAAGACGggcacgagcgcggacgccgcggcgacgtacagGCACGCcgagcaggagcgcgcgTGGGAGCGTGacaggcgcggcgcgagtgcGCACGCGGGCGGCTTCGGGACGGGATCCCCGTTCGGCGGTGGCTCGGGTTTCGGCGGAAACTCCCCGGCGGTTGACGCTTCGCAGTTGATGCAGTTTGTGCACGCGATgatggcgccgggcggcgggagccaGGACGGGGGAAGCGGCGCGAACACACCGGGGggtggcgcgagcgcgacgggttCCCAGGCTGGGGACGTCGAGATCACGCCGGAGCTCATCGAGAAGCTGAAGAAGCACATGGCGGCTCAGgggaagggcgcggcgagcgggggcgCAAACGCAAACTGACGAGAAGCGATTTTCCCGCGTGAGAAGCGACTGTTATTCGACACATTCTTTCGAACCCACCAAACTCACAGCGTGTTTAGCCGGGTCGCGCAGACGACGCGCACGGTCTGATCGAAAGACCCGCACACCGCCAGACCCTCCTTATCAGGCGACCAGTCCCAGCTGCTGATCGGCTGCGTGCTCACGTTCTTCGAGTTGACCAGGTTCATCGTCCCCGCCACGCCCATCTTGACCCCGTCCTTGTCCTTCACCACCCTCTGATCCGGGTACTGATACTTGTACAGCATCAGggtcccgtccccgcccaGAACCATGCTCACCTCGCGGTTCTGCGGCAGGTGCTTCGCCCCCCACACCGTCGCGCTCACGGGCACCTTCTCCGTCACCGAGCTGAAACCCTTCGCCGGGTGTTGCGTCCGAGCGTCAAACACGGTAAACGCTGATTCCAGACACGTCACCACGAACTTGTTCATGGCGATCTCCTTGCGGTCGAACTCCACGGAACACACGCCGTTCCTCACGTTGTGCTCGGCTCGCACCGTCCCGGTTCGCAGGTCGAACATCTTCACGTCGCCGTTGTCGTACCCGGCGAGCACGCACCGCTCTTCGTCGTTGAAGGAGTTGCCAAATGCGACGCTCCAGCAATCCCTCGCCTTGACCCCTTCCGCGGGTTCGAAgatggcgacgggcgcgtccttCTGGCGGACGTCCCACACGCGAACgcacccgtcgcggccgccggtgacgagtTCGGGCGGGCCGTAGCCGCTCCTCTgacccccggcgccgtcgatggcgtTGACGATCGAGGTGTGCGCCTTGACGTCCATGAGCGGCTTCTCCGGGCGCTGGAGATCCCACAGCTGCAGGTAGCCCTCGAAGTTACCCGTCGCGAGgtgacgctcgcggagggAGGATGCGCCGAAGGTTCCGCACTTGAaggccgccttcttctcgagctccttgttGAGCTTCACGCCTTCGTTCTCCGTGTCGAGCGAGTAGATCTGGAGGCATCCCGTGGCCCGAGCGTACGAGCCGAGGACCACGAACCGCGCGCTGGTGGGTATCCACTTGGTGTCGTAGGTGGTGATGTTCACCGGCTTCTGGTACAACTCCAGGATGTTTGGGCCGGCGGAAAGGCCCATGGGGTCCATGGCGACAGGGGTCCGTCCGTGTCGTCCCTGCCTCGATCACTGGAGTTGACTCCGATTTCCCTGACCCTTCGTTTGGAATTCGCCTGCAGTGCCGACAGCGCGGGTTGCAgcgcgggggggggggggggggaaCGTCATgaatcgtcgcggcggcgtcgccgctttGATCGCCCTCGCGATGGTCACGTTCGTGTACCTCGCGTACGTGAGCGGCGTGGGGAACATGTATCTCCCCTCcgagagcgtcgcgtcgaccacctcgtcgcccgtcgGTCGAGTCGCGATCCCCGCGCGGATAGCGAACCCGAGCCctccggcgcccgcgccgctcgtaGACGAACGCCCCGAACCCGCTCCCGAGCCACGTGCGagtccggcgccgacgtctccGGCCGTCGTGAGAGACGACCGGAAAGATGAGGGTCGTAAGCTACCGATGGAGTGTCCAAtggtggacgtcgccgatccagagaacgtcgcggcggtggcgagatCTTTGGGAGATGCCTCCGACGTCGTGGTCTTCGCCACGCAGGACATCGAGCACTGGCGCGCTGAATTCCTCGTCAACGTCATCCTCAACCTCATGTCCGTGAACGTCACGTCGGTGGTCACCGTGGGGAGGCACAAGCACACGTGCGAGAGCGCGAGACGCGACaaccccgacgtcgtccgatGCTGCGTCTACAGCACGTGGCTCGACGGCCACGACGCGCTCAAACGTTGGACCTTAGCCGAGGACCACGCGTACGTCCTGTGGCTGATCCGGTACAGGTTCGCGCTGGACATCATGCGCGCCGGTGAGGTGGGCGTGCTGGTGTCGGACAGCGACATGTGGTTCGAACGCGACCCGTTCGAGCTGCTCAAAGACGCCGCCACGGGCCTCGGAACGCACTCGGTCGTCGCCAACGTGGAGGGCGAACCGTTTCCGTCCATGAACGGCGGGTTGGTCTACTTCCGTGCCGACCTACCCGGTAAAGGCGGGCGGTACCTCCTGGAGGTTTTTAACGACCACGTGGATGATTTATTGGCGGACGAATCGCCCCCCGAGTGTCACAAGGAGCAAGGGGTCGGGACGCAGGTTGTCTGGGGCGCGATGATGGACCAAGATATCCTGagagacgcggcggagacggcggtggcgggtgCGCCGCTGTGGTGGTCGTACACGCACCACGTGTGCCTGTTCAAGGGCGGGTACGACGAGGCGACCAAGGCGAAGATGGAGATAAAGAGCAAGCACCCGGAGACGCTGGACTGGAGTCGATCGGGGCGCTCGCTGCCGCGCCCGTTCCAGTCGCACCCCGCCGTGGAGGCGCTCGGTGATGAGCACCCCCTGAACGAATCCGAGGAGAAGTACGGGATCATGAAAGTCCCGAACTATGAGACCTGGCGCAACCTGACGATactcgcggcgcccaagtGGATGTTCGCGaaccacggcgacggcgacggctggTTCGCGCTGCGTCCCCGaccgggcgccgcgttccaCTGCATGTCGCAGAACCAGGGCATCAAACCGCGCATGCTCCGCGCGTACGACATGTGGCACTGGGACGTCctgggcgccgggcgggggatACGCGTCGGGCAGGGACGGTACCTGAgcctggcgtcggcggcttttGGGCACTTTACCAAACGCGGGGAGTTTGCGATGCAGGCGCacaggctcgccgcgctcgccgccgcgacggggcgaaTCCCCGTCCTTCCCATGATCCCCTGCGCGTCCCCGTGGCTCGATGACTGGCGACGCCCGGACGACTGCTACGCGGGCGTCCTCGAACGCATAAACGTCCTCGCGGGGACGTgccccgtcaccgcgctgcgGCAGTTCCAgggccccgacgccgcgtaccccggcgacccggcggcAGAGGGTTCGGTGGGCTCGCCGTGCTGTTACTTCGTTCCCCCGGGCGACGACTGCGAGGAAAAGTTCGCGGCGTGGGGCGCCGAGATGACGGGCGAGGACCCGCACAATCGACCCGGACGCACGGTGCGGCTGGACGCGATCATCGACGCGGCACAGCtggtcgtggacgcgggcgacgcgacggagtaCGCGGACCGAAGCTGGGTGCTCGGGGACGACTTCCCGCCGGACAACGCGAAGCACCCCACGGACGTGTTCGTGGACTTTGGGCGCGTCGTGAAGGCGATTGAAGGGGACGGGGATCAAAACACGCCGTGGGTGGAGATCGACATGCGGGGTAAGGACGCGCTGCCCCGGGTGGTGACGCagcggggcgtcgacgataaAAGCCGGCGGAAGTGGTTCATGGATTACAACGCCGCGTGTCCCCTCGTCAACAGGGTGTCGCCGATGGTGTGAGCGCGACCAGCTGTGCCGCGTCGATGAGCGAGTCGGGGTCTACATAGTTTAACAACATTCTTTCGAATCAAAAACAACGAAATCTACATCTGCGTGGTGTTCAAATAATGtctttcgcgcgcgcccgacgcgagactgaggcgcgcgggagacTCGCTAATCTTACTTTGTCTCCTCATCCGCCTTGACGGATTCTCCGAAGGactgcgcctcctccttgagcttcCGGAGCATCATCCGCTGCTCCTCCGACATGGCGTCGATGGTCTCCTTCGATAGCTCTCCCGTGAACTTCGgtcccgcgccctcctcttTGGGCGCGACGTTTGCGAGGTATCGCGACCACTCGCTCGCGAATTCGATCCACCGATCGTTCGTCATGCTCTTCGAGTCCAGGTGTCGCCGAaactcctcgcgcgcgtacccgtcgccgaggacgcgcatGGGCGGGGGTAGGCACTTGTAGTGCGCCCGGAGTATCTGCCT from Micromonas commoda chromosome 3, complete sequence encodes:
- a CDS encoding predicted protein, encoding MDPMGLSAGPNILELYQKPVNITTYDTKWIPTSARFVVLGSYARATGCLQIYSLDTENEGVKLNKELEKKAAFKCGTFGASSLRERHLATGNFEGYLQLWDLQRPEKPLMDVKAHTSIVNAIDGAGGQRSGYGPPELVTGGRDGCVRVWDVRQKDAPVAIFEPAEGVKARDCWSVAFGNSFNDEERCVLAGYDNGDVKMFDLRTGTVRAEHNVRNGVCSVEFDRKEIAMNKFVVTCLESAFTVFDARTQHPAKGFSSVTEKVPVSATVWGAKHLPQNREVSMVLGGDGTLMLYKYQYPDQRVVKDKDGVKMGVAGTMNLVNSKNVSTQPISSWDWSPDKEGLAVCGSFDQTVRVVCATRLNTL
- a CDS encoding predicted protein gives rise to the protein MNRRGGVAALIALAMVTFVYLAYVSGVGNMYLPSESVASTTSSPVGRVAIPARIANPSPPAPAPLVDERPEPAPEPRASPAPTSPAVVRDDRKDEGRKLPMECPMVDVADPENVAAVARSLGDASDVVVFATQDIEHWRAEFLVNVILNLMSVNVTSVVTVGRHKHTCESARRDNPDVVRCCVYSTWLDGHDALKRWTLAEDHAYVLWLIRYRFALDIMRAGEVGVLVSDSDMWFERDPFELLKDAATGLGTHSVVANVEGEPFPSMNGGLVYFRADLPGKGGRYLLEVFNDHVDDLLADESPPECHKEQGVGTQVVWGAMMDQDILRDAAETAVAGAPLWWSYTHHVCLFKGGYDEATKAKMEIKSKHPETLDWSRSGRSLPRPFQSHPAVEALGDEHPLNESEEKYGIMKVPNYETWRNLTILAAPKWMFANHGDGDGWFALRPRPGAAFHCMSQNQGIKPRMLRAYDMWHWDVLGAGRGIRVGQGRYLSLASAAFGHFTKRGEFAMQAHRLAALAAATGRIPVLPMIPCASPWLDDWRRPDDCYAGVLERINVLAGTCPVTALRQFQGPDAAYPGDPAAEGSVGSPCCYFVPPGDDCEEKFAAWGAEMTGEDPHNRPGRTVRLDAIIDAAQLVVDAGDATEYADRSWVLGDDFPPDNAKHPTDVFVDFGRVVKAIEGDGDQNTPWVEIDMRGKDALPRVVTQRGVDDKSRRKWFMDYNAACPLVNRVSPMV
- a CDS encoding mitochondrial protein translocase family (inner membrane translocase (import) Tim23), translated to MGLRDLLGLRRGDKGNNAAAAGRDAYSSEIISEAVPEQGASGSSILDEPVTSGFSTPAGMVSRADLAKMGTGASGVAYNPYTGLGGPFDPQMSKALYTITDSPELLFDEERRAKTRSWGENITFLTGVGYLGGIIAGGGLGAYKGLSSVPEAGLVDTQKLKLNRVLNAAGSRGTSMGNAWGCLGLYYAALDSLVGHYTSHEYPALGAVVAGAGAGSLYKSAHGMRAAAVYGVLGAGLSAANQAGQFLVGYGAATRPRW
- a CDS encoding predicted protein yields the protein MHGPRGPPPDIAVEILASLIVSTVALLAGTVAVKALDPNRGAKKKADAMKRDIARRLGRPNIVTTPYEDMIATDVANPNAISTTFDEIGGLGETKRALQEIVILPLLRPELFSGGSLLKPVKGCMLYGPPGTGKTLLAKALAKECQACFINVRSSTLQSKWFGDANKLVAAVFSLAWKLQPSIIFIDEVDSFLGARKGSEHEASTSMKTEFMTMWDGFQTNENARVMVLAATNRPWEVDEAILRRLPRSFEVGLPNLEQRIDIIKVILKDEHMEPGFFGPGPDPPVLKIAKATDRYSGSDLKELCKSAAMGPIRDLLASEAR
- a CDS encoding predicted protein, which gives rise to MMNEAARPIVSLYRQILRAHYKCLPPPMRVLGDGYAREEFRRHLDSKSMTNDRWIEFASEWSRYLANVAPKEEGAGPKFTGELSKETIDAMSEEQRMMLRKLKEEAQSFGESVKADEETK